In a single window of the Terriglobus roseus genome:
- a CDS encoding DUF3106 domain-containing protein gives MTLLTPFRKTVERTMLAASACLLIGLSAFAQPGRQAGGYGRPAGGMTGGGPRMGGSPNMGGAQRMGGGGMMGAPRPGGYNGGPAYGSGYPGSSFQGNAGRVVGPTPQQGNQQRFAGPAQPQAGAGQQRFIGPVQQGGQAGQPVRGEHLGQWMQQHSNLNPQQQQRALQNEPGFNRLAPQQQNQVMNRLNRLNTMPQQQRERVIQRAETMEHMSPQQRGNVRSAMGQLGALPEDRRRMVARSFRDLRQMPVQQRNSMLNSPEYRQQFTDEERGTLGNLLSVEPLLPGR, from the coding sequence ATGACTCTGCTTACCCCATTCCGCAAGACCGTCGAGCGCACGATGCTCGCAGCGTCCGCCTGCCTGCTGATTGGCCTTTCGGCCTTTGCGCAGCCGGGACGGCAGGCGGGCGGCTATGGGCGCCCTGCGGGAGGTATGACGGGTGGCGGTCCGCGCATGGGAGGCTCCCCCAACATGGGTGGCGCCCAGCGTATGGGCGGCGGTGGCATGATGGGTGCGCCTCGCCCGGGAGGCTACAACGGCGGGCCTGCCTATGGTTCTGGATACCCGGGCTCCAGCTTCCAGGGGAATGCCGGACGTGTGGTTGGACCCACGCCGCAACAGGGCAATCAGCAGCGATTTGCCGGACCCGCTCAGCCGCAGGCCGGCGCAGGACAGCAACGATTCATTGGACCGGTACAGCAGGGCGGTCAGGCAGGACAACCCGTTCGCGGTGAACATCTGGGGCAGTGGATGCAGCAACACAGCAACCTGAACCCGCAGCAGCAGCAGCGCGCCTTGCAGAATGAACCCGGCTTCAATCGGCTGGCACCGCAACAACAGAATCAGGTGATGAATCGCCTGAACCGGCTCAACACCATGCCCCAGCAGCAGCGCGAGCGCGTAATCCAGCGGGCTGAAACCATGGAACACATGAGTCCGCAGCAGCGCGGCAACGTGCGCAGCGCCATGGGGCAGCTCGGTGCATTGCCCGAGGATCGCCGGCGGATGGTGGCCAGGTCATTCCGCGATCTACGCCAGATGCCGGTTCAACAGCGCAATTCCATGCTCAATTCACCCGAGTACCGGCAGCAGTTCACCGACGAGGAACGCGGCACGCTGGGTAATCTGCTCTCCGTCGAGCCGCTGCTACCGGGCCGCTAA
- a CDS encoding TlpA disulfide reductase family protein, with the protein MNVLRTAAAMTLFAALPHLALSQKVARHWSGTATVNGQAVPVQLDLTSATKSGAITGTFLNGTERAPSSNGTLTGQHLVLHFNSFARTLDGTLNGNTLTATYNGARLPAPIALQLHADRDGKPASVFVPAAKADGSKKGATINGDWEITLPQKSKKGESAWTLRVAPFEGNGQIKAVILRIDGDTGGLYGRFDEAVGEYRVSRFADSGGAILTLKPNTDGTLLVSDLKAGDHWIANRPEAARLANLGKPTLPTEQTTVVNPAEPLRFAGPNLAGTTVSSTDPDFKGKVVIVAIGGSWCPNCHDEAPLLVELYNKYHQRGLEIVDLSFEEDDQLKNPERLRAFVTQYRIPYPVLVMGTPDELNEKLPQGKNLNCWPTAFFVGRDGLVKETHAGFSGPATGAAYTDLRNETFALVEKLLAANQTASR; encoded by the coding sequence ATGAACGTCCTTCGCACTGCCGCAGCAATGACTCTCTTCGCAGCTCTGCCGCACCTCGCTCTCTCACAGAAGGTCGCGCGCCACTGGTCCGGCACTGCCACCGTAAACGGTCAGGCCGTGCCGGTGCAGCTCGATCTCACATCCGCCACGAAGTCCGGTGCGATCACCGGAACCTTCCTGAATGGCACGGAGCGCGCTCCATCCAGCAACGGCACGCTCACCGGCCAGCACCTGGTGCTGCACTTCAACTCCTTCGCACGCACGCTGGACGGTACCCTCAACGGAAACACGCTGACCGCGACCTACAACGGCGCTCGCCTGCCGGCTCCCATCGCCCTTCAGTTGCATGCCGACCGCGATGGCAAGCCCGCCAGCGTCTTCGTTCCGGCGGCGAAGGCAGACGGCAGCAAGAAGGGCGCCACCATCAATGGCGACTGGGAGATTACGCTGCCGCAGAAGTCCAAAAAGGGCGAGTCAGCCTGGACTTTGCGTGTCGCTCCGTTCGAGGGCAACGGCCAGATCAAGGCGGTAATCCTGCGCATCGACGGCGACACCGGCGGCCTCTATGGCCGATTTGACGAAGCTGTCGGCGAGTACCGCGTAAGCCGCTTTGCTGATTCAGGCGGCGCGATCCTGACATTGAAGCCGAATACCGACGGCACTCTGCTGGTCTCTGACCTCAAGGCAGGTGACCATTGGATCGCGAATCGTCCCGAGGCGGCGCGCCTTGCGAACCTCGGCAAGCCCACGTTGCCAACGGAGCAGACGACCGTTGTGAACCCCGCCGAGCCCCTTCGCTTTGCCGGTCCCAACCTTGCCGGAACGACTGTCAGCAGCACCGATCCAGACTTCAAGGGTAAGGTGGTGATCGTAGCCATTGGCGGCAGCTGGTGCCCCAACTGCCACGACGAAGCGCCGCTGCTCGTCGAGCTCTACAACAAATACCATCAGCGCGGTCTCGAGATCGTAGACCTCTCCTTCGAAGAGGATGACCAGTTGAAGAACCCGGAGCGCCTGCGCGCCTTCGTGACGCAGTACCGGATTCCCTACCCCGTGCTTGTGATGGGGACGCCCGATGAACTGAATGAAAAGCTTCCGCAGGGTAAGAATCTGAACTGCTGGCCGACTGCGTTCTTTGTGGGTCGCGACGGTCTCGTCAAGGAGACCCATGCAGGCTTCAGCGGCCCCGCCACCGGCGCGGCCTACACGGACCTGCGCAACGAGACCTTCGCGCTTGTAGAGAAGCTGCTGGCTGCGAACCAGACAGCTTCGCGATAA
- a CDS encoding TonB-dependent receptor: MRFGNRAVLAVGLSASLISGSVPLFAQIDQGSVTGLVRDANKALVNGATITLVNKETNLTLTRVTDKSGAYSFTPVKIGTYQLTVEAPGFAPQTQDNIRVSVSQVVGLNLNLSAGGASDAVTVTADTALQTEEASTGQTFTARVLNDIPLDGRNYVFAAQLTTGVAAPNQGFRQVAGAGDFASNGNRVSQNNFVLDGVDNNSNMQDFLNGATYAVRPPPDALAEFRVQSSDYSAELGRGTGAAINASIKAGTNSVHGSLWEYYRNDRMNALDYFATNKTAYHMNQFGATLGGPIWKDKIFVFADAEGTRISQYSPPTPNLTVPTALERTGDFSELLSPANTAGRGAISLYQPGGTATSIVGGTANAGADPRYLTCNGVRNVLCANQINAVAKAVLALYPLPNAANVHQAFNNYTAPATAITNDTTQYDLRVDYNFSAKDQMFARYSYSNNPISYAPPLGILDGGSFGSSGQNSNYAKSGVFSETHFFSPTLSNEFRAGYNWLHASYLGPNAANSGFAASLGLGGIPTGKNLGGLPQTNFGDSRSGNDAATQLGTTGYLPSDELQNVLQIIDNVNKQVGRHTVKAGINFQHVRFYGLQPPNGIGYQNFNGTYSENPADKVNVSGSGLADYLQDQMNNSGLSTVQPFTDLRWYYAAFLQDDWKVTPRFTLNMGVRWEYSQPIRELNNMQSNFIGNYANNNQGTGTLLIPSSQRSYPIAATLATTLAADHIAVQYTDNNYLVNPQRLNFAPRVGFNFLLEPKTVLRGGFGMFYGGLENIGLGLNLANNAPFFVNSSFVPTPNQCYNLNGSVNCPTNGQTLETGFGAAATSPAALAAASGIGQIYSQDQNAKSSYNEAYNLSLQHSLSNTMTMTVSYQGSKSRRLRMSYNANTYAGYVPSGANGQAYQPFYDFGIANVSNEGIASYDSLQAKIEKQFGAGLYFLGGYSWAHCLDDSFGPIGQAQQGGYRNPNLLGFRYDYGSCTQDVRSRVSLNAQYELPFGRGKKFAHDSKLLDEVIGGWKSSLVFQAQTGNPIFLTSSNQGSSYPYQIADPFSTGAPLGSGSTRSSLSPTQPQFNCAAKTRTISQWFNPCSFTNPPQVVSSGASASQNTINAANAGVIPSGPRGRVGVVGPGFNRVDMSLFKSFALPYRETALQLRVDGFNVLNTPSFSNPGTSLTGTSGQAITSTRFSGILPNARVLQVAARLSF, encoded by the coding sequence ATGCGCTTTGGAAATCGAGCAGTGCTCGCGGTCGGTCTTTCCGCCTCGCTGATCTCAGGATCTGTCCCACTCTTCGCACAGATCGATCAGGGATCGGTCACTGGTCTGGTGCGCGACGCTAACAAGGCGCTTGTGAACGGTGCAACCATCACGCTCGTCAACAAGGAAACAAACCTGACACTGACGCGAGTCACCGACAAGTCAGGCGCGTACAGCTTCACACCGGTCAAGATCGGTACGTACCAGTTGACGGTAGAAGCTCCCGGCTTCGCGCCGCAAACGCAGGACAACATCCGAGTGAGCGTCAGCCAGGTGGTCGGCCTCAACCTGAACCTCTCCGCGGGAGGGGCTTCTGATGCGGTTACAGTCACCGCCGATACCGCCCTGCAGACCGAGGAAGCTTCTACAGGCCAGACCTTCACAGCCAGAGTGCTCAATGACATTCCTCTGGACGGCCGGAACTACGTCTTCGCGGCGCAGTTGACGACCGGTGTGGCAGCCCCCAATCAGGGATTCCGACAGGTCGCCGGTGCTGGCGACTTCGCATCCAACGGCAACCGCGTGTCGCAGAATAACTTTGTCCTGGATGGCGTCGACAATAACTCCAATATGCAGGACTTCCTGAACGGCGCAACCTATGCCGTTCGTCCACCACCGGATGCACTTGCTGAATTCCGCGTCCAGAGCAGCGACTACAGTGCGGAACTTGGGCGCGGTACTGGCGCAGCAATCAATGCCTCGATCAAGGCCGGCACTAATTCCGTCCACGGCAGCCTGTGGGAGTACTACCGTAACGACCGCATGAATGCGCTCGATTACTTCGCTACCAACAAGACGGCATATCACATGAACCAGTTCGGAGCGACACTCGGCGGCCCTATCTGGAAGGACAAGATCTTCGTCTTCGCCGACGCGGAAGGCACCCGAATTTCGCAGTACTCTCCGCCAACACCGAATCTCACCGTACCCACCGCCCTGGAGCGGACAGGCGACTTCAGCGAGTTGCTAAGCCCTGCAAATACGGCAGGCCGTGGTGCGATCTCGCTGTACCAGCCCGGTGGAACGGCAACCAGTATCGTCGGCGGAACTGCGAACGCTGGTGCTGATCCGCGTTACCTGACCTGCAATGGTGTTCGGAACGTGCTTTGTGCCAATCAGATCAACGCTGTGGCAAAAGCAGTGCTCGCGCTCTACCCGCTTCCGAATGCGGCGAATGTGCACCAGGCCTTCAATAACTACACCGCTCCTGCAACTGCCATCACGAATGACACCACCCAGTATGACCTTCGTGTCGACTACAACTTTTCGGCGAAGGATCAGATGTTCGCCCGTTACAGCTACTCCAACAACCCCATCAGCTATGCACCGCCGCTGGGCATCCTTGACGGTGGCAGTTTTGGCAGCTCGGGACAGAACTCCAACTACGCTAAGAGCGGTGTTTTCTCGGAGACCCACTTCTTCAGCCCAACACTCTCCAACGAGTTCCGTGCTGGCTATAACTGGCTGCACGCCTCCTACCTGGGACCGAACGCTGCAAACAGCGGCTTCGCAGCCAGCCTTGGCCTGGGCGGCATTCCTACCGGCAAGAACCTCGGCGGTCTCCCGCAGACAAACTTCGGCGATTCCCGTAGCGGCAATGATGCAGCGACACAGCTTGGGACCACTGGCTATCTTCCCTCCGATGAGCTCCAGAATGTTCTGCAGATCATTGACAACGTAAACAAGCAGGTCGGACGGCACACGGTCAAGGCCGGCATCAACTTTCAGCACGTGCGTTTCTACGGCCTGCAGCCACCCAATGGCATCGGGTACCAGAACTTCAACGGCACATACAGCGAGAATCCGGCGGACAAGGTCAACGTCTCCGGTTCAGGCCTGGCAGATTACCTGCAGGACCAGATGAACAACTCTGGTCTGAGCACAGTGCAGCCGTTTACCGATCTACGTTGGTACTACGCAGCCTTCCTGCAGGACGACTGGAAGGTAACCCCACGGTTTACGCTGAACATGGGCGTACGTTGGGAATACTCGCAACCCATCCGTGAATTGAATAACATGCAGTCAAACTTCATCGGAAACTACGCGAATAACAACCAGGGAACGGGTACGCTCCTCATACCGTCCTCTCAGCGCAGCTACCCGATCGCAGCTACCTTAGCAACTACCCTCGCTGCGGACCACATCGCTGTCCAATACACCGACAATAACTATCTGGTGAATCCGCAACGTTTGAACTTCGCACCACGTGTGGGCTTCAATTTTCTGCTCGAGCCCAAGACTGTGTTGCGTGGCGGTTTCGGTATGTTCTACGGCGGCTTGGAAAACATTGGCCTGGGCCTGAACCTTGCGAACAACGCTCCATTCTTTGTGAATTCGAGCTTCGTTCCCACGCCCAACCAGTGCTACAACCTCAACGGATCGGTGAACTGCCCGACCAACGGTCAGACGCTAGAAACTGGTTTCGGCGCCGCCGCCACCAGTCCCGCAGCACTCGCCGCAGCTTCCGGCATTGGCCAGATTTATAGCCAGGATCAGAACGCGAAGAGTTCCTACAACGAAGCTTATAACCTTAGCCTGCAGCACTCACTGTCTAACACCATGACCATGACCGTGAGCTACCAGGGCAGCAAGAGCCGTCGTCTTCGGATGAGCTACAACGCCAACACCTACGCCGGATATGTCCCGAGTGGAGCCAACGGACAGGCCTATCAGCCTTTCTATGACTTCGGGATTGCGAACGTCTCCAATGAGGGTATTGCGTCTTACGATTCCCTGCAGGCGAAGATCGAAAAGCAGTTCGGTGCAGGCCTGTATTTCCTGGGTGGCTACTCATGGGCTCACTGCCTTGATGACTCGTTCGGGCCTATCGGACAGGCGCAGCAGGGTGGTTACCGGAATCCGAATCTTCTCGGCTTCCGATATGACTACGGCAGCTGCACGCAGGACGTTCGCAGCCGCGTGAGCCTGAATGCGCAATACGAACTGCCCTTCGGTCGTGGAAAGAAATTCGCCCACGACAGCAAGCTGCTCGACGAAGTGATTGGTGGATGGAAGTCGAGCCTGGTGTTCCAGGCACAGACCGGCAACCCCATCTTCCTCACTTCTTCAAACCAGGGTTCGAGCTATCCGTACCAGATCGCCGATCCATTCAGCACGGGAGCCCCGCTTGGTTCCGGTAGCACACGAAGCTCCCTCAGCCCAACACAGCCACAGTTCAACTGCGCCGCCAAAACTCGCACGATCAGTCAGTGGTTTAATCCCTGCTCATTCACCAATCCACCGCAGGTCGTAAGCAGTGGTGCCTCGGCAAGCCAGAACACCATCAACGCAGCGAACGCAGGCGTGATCCCGTCCGGTCCACGTGGCCGCGTCGGTGTCGTCGGTCCCGGCTTCAACCGTGTGGACATGTCACTCTTCAAAAGCTTCGCACTTCCCTATCGGGAGACTGCGTTGCAGCTGCGAGTGGATGGCTTTAACGTGTTGAACACACCATCATTCAGCAACCCCGGCACGAGTCTGACCGGAACTTCGGGGCAGGCCATTACGTCGACACGCTTCTCCGGCATTCTTCCGAACGCCAGAGTTCTGCAGGTCGCTGCTCGTCTTTCCTTCTAG
- a CDS encoding sigma-70 family RNA polymerase sigma factor yields MAAGRTGHSGEVDRYTGAHRSAPEDGGAPGDDSDLEDDANDAVQRDSDGDPDPESAVDAQQSDPDGVGEDMASLALNPGMMAGTEADLAPGRASGFAEELQAVAAKPAETGDAEIMLRLKAGELECFDYLMNKYRRPIVHFMYRMVHNQAIAEEMAQEVFLRVYRSRETYRAEARFTTWLYRIATNLAVNHARDTKNERTAPTVHLDEPDPETGSMHDVADETPTIEADLMRAERMKAIKAHVMALPERQRSAVLMHKYQEMDYKQIGAVLKLSESATKSLLFRAYQTLRERLKEFV; encoded by the coding sequence ATGGCAGCAGGCAGGACCGGACACTCGGGTGAGGTGGATCGCTACACCGGCGCGCATCGCAGTGCGCCGGAAGATGGCGGTGCGCCCGGTGACGATTCCGATCTTGAGGACGACGCGAACGACGCCGTTCAGCGCGACTCCGATGGCGATCCGGACCCGGAAAGTGCGGTCGATGCGCAACAATCCGACCCGGATGGTGTCGGAGAAGATATGGCAAGTCTGGCGCTCAATCCGGGCATGATGGCGGGTACGGAAGCCGATCTGGCTCCTGGCCGTGCGAGTGGCTTTGCAGAGGAATTGCAGGCAGTTGCGGCGAAACCGGCTGAGACCGGTGATGCCGAAATCATGCTTCGGCTGAAGGCGGGCGAGCTTGAGTGCTTCGACTACCTGATGAACAAATACCGTCGGCCGATCGTTCATTTCATGTATCGCATGGTCCACAACCAGGCGATTGCGGAGGAGATGGCGCAGGAGGTCTTCCTCCGGGTCTATCGCTCGCGTGAGACCTACCGCGCCGAGGCCCGGTTCACAACCTGGCTCTATCGCATCGCGACAAACCTTGCAGTGAACCACGCCCGCGACACGAAGAACGAAAGGACCGCGCCAACCGTCCATCTGGACGAGCCGGATCCCGAGACAGGCAGCATGCACGACGTGGCCGACGAGACGCCGACCATCGAGGCTGACCTGATGCGGGCAGAACGCATGAAAGCGATCAAGGCTCATGTAATGGCCCTGCCCGAGCGCCAGCGGAGCGCCGTGTTGATGCACAAATATCAGGAGATGGACTACAAGCAGATCGGCGCGGTGCTGAAATTGAGCGAATCTGCAACGAAATCTCTGCTGTTTCGCGCCTACCAGACACTTCGCGAGCGGCTAAAAGAGTTCGTTTAG
- a CDS encoding flavin reductase family protein has product MTENDVKTEPEIELRRNFVSAMRRLIATVTIITAGDASARAGMVATAVMSVSADPPSLVVGINREATVWQAVKDTGRFSVNLLATHHAPLVYPFSGQLQGEERFTLGEWHAHTSQTPYLADAIVSLFCRVDSALDYGTHTLFVGAVDDIRLSAAANEPLLWRNGSFANAVPLDELLES; this is encoded by the coding sequence ATGACTGAAAATGACGTAAAGACGGAGCCCGAGATCGAACTGCGTCGCAACTTTGTGTCGGCTATGCGACGTTTGATCGCTACCGTCACCATCATTACGGCAGGAGACGCCTCAGCCCGCGCGGGCATGGTCGCAACGGCGGTGATGTCTGTCTCTGCAGATCCGCCATCCCTCGTTGTCGGTATCAATCGCGAGGCTACCGTGTGGCAGGCGGTAAAAGATACAGGCCGCTTCAGTGTGAACCTATTGGCCACGCATCACGCGCCGCTGGTGTATCCCTTCAGCGGCCAGTTACAGGGCGAGGAGCGCTTCACGCTGGGGGAGTGGCATGCGCACACGTCCCAGACGCCGTACCTCGCGGACGCGATCGTCAGCCTGTTTTGCCGGGTGGATAGCGCGCTGGACTACGGCACGCACACGCTGTTTGTTGGAGCGGTCGACGACATCCGTCTGAGCGCCGCCGCGAACGAGCCTTTGCTGTGGCGGAATGGTTCGTTTGCAAATGCTGTGCCACTGGATGAATTGCTTGAGTCTTAG
- a CDS encoding MarR family winged helix-turn-helix transcriptional regulator: protein MRNTTTTITKTVKLAAELRPSILRLSRHLRREALRGGGSSLDAQLLGTLREEPGLGVSELAEMEQMSRPAMSAHVKRLMTLGYVQREIAKGDVDRRRIGLTVTRTGTQYLRAVNERRADWLADRLAELGSEDRTALDRAAKSLRLILESSVQAF, encoded by the coding sequence ATGCGTAACACAACGACTACGATTACGAAAACGGTGAAACTGGCCGCAGAACTTCGTCCTTCTATCCTTCGCCTTAGCCGCCACCTCCGGCGGGAAGCACTTCGAGGCGGCGGCTCTTCTCTTGATGCACAACTCCTTGGCACACTGCGTGAAGAGCCCGGCCTGGGCGTCAGCGAACTGGCTGAGATGGAGCAGATGAGCCGGCCCGCCATGAGCGCACACGTCAAGCGACTGATGACACTGGGTTATGTACAGCGTGAGATCGCAAAAGGCGACGTGGATCGTCGTCGCATCGGTCTCACCGTCACCCGCACCGGCACGCAGTATCTTCGCGCCGTCAACGAGCGCCGCGCCGACTGGCTGGCCGATCGGCTTGCCGAGTTGGGCTCCGAAGACCGCACCGCGCTGGATCGCGCAGCCAAGTCGCTGCGGCTGATCCTCGAAAGCAGTGTCCAGGCCTTCTAA
- a CDS encoding multicopper oxidase family protein — protein sequence MSNRRSFLQRAFGLGAGLMTAPRLFATTPPTHHTAHAHNVPVVTTEVGDMPFTMDGDVKVFHLVAHVFKQQIAPNKIIDVWGFNGSAPGPTFQVTQGDRVRVIFENQLPEPCSIHWHGFEDRIQFDGMPGISQAPTRPGETFVYEFDIHQAGTYFYHSHMAMQEMAGMLGAFIMHPREAYTPHCDKDFVLHFQEYAVLANNTVPNTMKMEFNWLVINGKAGPATTPLIVRQGDRVRLRFINLGMDHHPIHLHGHTFHVTGTEGGRIQPSAWWPGNTTLVGVGQARDVELVANNPGDWMLHCHMPHHMMNQMSSDVQGVPTTNGPLSQARSMTAMQDMQQSMARSEPKTSSEQMAGMMSMDMGDSAMREQDKNIAPNASNVPNFPQDAYMEGPTMNMEQSSMLDKPENFGLNAGWSSAMQGMMTFLRVLPPARYDEVMGKMRSANRKNDPYASLLTNEGGRA from the coding sequence ATGAGTAACCGCCGCAGCTTTCTGCAGCGCGCGTTCGGCCTTGGCGCCGGTCTTATGACCGCCCCGCGGCTCTTCGCGACCACGCCTCCGACGCACCACACAGCGCACGCGCACAATGTGCCAGTCGTCACCACAGAAGTGGGCGATATGCCCTTCACCATGGACGGCGATGTGAAGGTCTTCCACCTGGTCGCGCATGTCTTCAAGCAACAGATCGCGCCAAACAAAATCATCGATGTGTGGGGCTTCAATGGATCGGCACCCGGCCCGACCTTCCAGGTGACGCAGGGAGATCGCGTGCGTGTGATCTTTGAAAACCAGTTGCCGGAGCCATGCTCCATTCACTGGCATGGCTTTGAAGACCGGATCCAGTTTGACGGCATGCCCGGCATCAGCCAGGCACCCACGCGGCCCGGCGAGACGTTCGTCTACGAGTTCGACATCCATCAGGCTGGCACGTACTTCTACCACTCGCACATGGCCATGCAGGAGATGGCAGGCATGCTCGGCGCCTTCATCATGCATCCGCGCGAGGCGTACACGCCGCACTGCGACAAGGACTTTGTCCTGCACTTTCAGGAGTACGCCGTGCTCGCCAATAACACCGTGCCAAACACCATGAAGATGGAGTTTAACTGGCTGGTCATCAACGGCAAGGCCGGTCCCGCAACGACTCCACTTATTGTTCGTCAAGGCGATCGCGTGCGCCTTCGCTTCATCAATTTGGGCATGGATCACCACCCGATTCACCTGCACGGCCACACCTTCCACGTCACCGGCACCGAGGGCGGCCGCATTCAGCCGAGCGCATGGTGGCCCGGCAACACCACGCTGGTCGGCGTCGGGCAGGCGCGCGATGTGGAACTGGTCGCAAACAATCCCGGTGACTGGATGCTGCACTGCCACATGCCGCACCACATGATGAATCAGATGAGCTCGGATGTGCAGGGCGTGCCCACCACCAACGGTCCGCTCTCGCAGGCAAGAAGCATGACCGCCATGCAGGACATGCAGCAGTCAATGGCCAGAAGCGAACCAAAGACGAGCAGTGAGCAGATGGCGGGCATGATGTCCATGGATATGGGCGACAGCGCGATGCGAGAGCAAGACAAGAACATTGCGCCGAATGCCAGCAACGTGCCGAACTTTCCGCAGGACGCCTACATGGAAGGTCCCACGATGAACATGGAGCAAAGCAGCATGCTCGACAAGCCGGAGAATTTTGGCCTGAACGCGGGTTGGAGCAGTGCCATGCAGGGCATGATGACCTTCCTGCGCGTGCTGCCACCCGCGCGCTACGACGAAGTCATGGGAAAGATGCGGAGCGCCAACCGTAAGAACGATCCCTATGCGTCCCTGCTGACTAACGAAGGAGGTCGGGCATGA
- a CDS encoding TolC family protein, which translates to MSFRSLSSTLTVLLIAASGSASAQMGDMPGMSMPPKTAQQSGATPSIRRDTLHLQEAEAPTMQTGDDSPAPELLKEAEANAPLTLQQLEDLATANNPTLKQAAALRQRSQAQARQAALPPNPTVGYSGEHIRGGSYGGGEQGAFVQQDIVLGGKLGLRREVYQQAAKADAIGIEQQAIRVRADVQRVFYQALAAQSAVSVRKQLMSVALDTIESIHTLANLGQADAPDVLQAEVEAEQTKIDYVDAQRDYLQRFHMLAALCGQNSIPLAKLTGDLESIPDLNADQAVAKLLANSPDVQRAQQEVAVAEAQRTSAKREPVPDLKVQAGLWNSGDQLSDPTKRAGWMGFAQVGVELPLWNRNQGNKAAAEAELSHAKSDITRTQLQLQQRAQPLVQSYLAARFEAERYRTQLLPRALRAYELYAMKYQSMAAPYPQVLMSQRTLAQLRMAYLHALEKEWMGLIGLQNYTLGGGLDAPVSGGDAMLHSTMGGTN; encoded by the coding sequence ATGAGCTTTCGGTCCCTGTCGTCGACTCTCACAGTACTGCTCATCGCCGCGTCCGGCTCAGCATCGGCACAGATGGGCGACATGCCTGGAATGAGCATGCCGCCAAAGACCGCTCAGCAGTCCGGCGCGACACCTTCGATCCGCCGCGACACGCTCCATCTGCAAGAGGCTGAAGCCCCCACCATGCAGACCGGAGATGACTCGCCCGCACCCGAGCTTCTCAAAGAAGCCGAAGCAAATGCACCGCTGACACTGCAGCAACTTGAAGACCTGGCAACCGCGAACAATCCAACGCTGAAGCAGGCCGCGGCTTTACGACAGCGCAGCCAGGCACAGGCACGTCAGGCGGCGCTGCCTCCGAACCCAACGGTCGGCTACAGCGGCGAACACATCCGCGGCGGCAGCTACGGCGGAGGCGAACAGGGTGCCTTCGTACAGCAGGACATCGTCCTTGGCGGTAAACTCGGCTTGCGGCGCGAGGTGTACCAGCAGGCTGCGAAAGCGGATGCGATCGGGATCGAACAGCAGGCAATTCGCGTCCGCGCGGATGTGCAACGGGTCTTCTATCAGGCACTCGCGGCACAATCCGCCGTTTCCGTGCGAAAACAGCTGATGTCGGTCGCCCTGGACACAATTGAATCGATTCATACGCTGGCAAATCTCGGCCAGGCGGACGCTCCGGACGTGCTTCAGGCGGAGGTCGAAGCGGAGCAAACGAAGATCGATTACGTCGACGCACAACGGGACTATCTGCAACGTTTTCACATGCTCGCAGCTCTGTGTGGACAGAACTCGATCCCACTGGCGAAGCTGACCGGCGATCTCGAATCTATCCCCGATCTCAACGCAGACCAGGCAGTCGCCAAGCTGCTCGCCAACAGTCCCGACGTCCAACGCGCACAGCAGGAAGTCGCCGTTGCAGAAGCGCAACGCACCAGCGCAAAACGCGAGCCGGTGCCTGATCTGAAGGTGCAGGCTGGACTATGGAACAGCGGTGACCAACTCAGTGATCCAACGAAGCGTGCAGGCTGGATGGGCTTCGCGCAAGTAGGTGTAGAGCTGCCGTTATGGAACCGCAATCAAGGGAATAAGGCCGCGGCTGAGGCCGAGTTGTCGCACGCAAAGAGCGATATCACGCGCACGCAGCTACAGTTGCAACAGAGGGCGCAGCCGCTGGTGCAAAGCTATCTCGCAGCACGCTTCGAAGCCGAACGCTACCGCACGCAGCTACTGCCGCGCGCGCTGCGTGCCTATGAGCTGTATGCCATGAAGTACCAGTCCATGGCAGCGCCGTATCCGCAGGTATTGATGTCGCAGCGCACGCTGGCACAACTGCGCATGGCCTACCTGCATGCATTGGAAAAAGAGTGGATGGGCCTTATCGGTCTACAGAACTACACACTGGGTGGTGGCCTTGATGCACCGGTTAGCGGAGGCGATGCAATGTTGCATTCCACGATGGGCGGGACCAATTGA